A genomic segment from Saprospiraceae bacterium encodes:
- a CDS encoding aminotransferase class IV translates to MIQYHHVNGVLTEVEKAQLHVSDLAILRGFGVFDYFKALKGKPLFVEDYVDRFFNSAALLYLEPPCTKEELITWIQDLLDANGQENAGIRLVLTGGYAPDSYTPIKPNLLILQHPYADFPDWGYEKGIKILTYHFQRETPVAKTINYVTGIRIQGWLKENGGDAVLYHDGTHIKESDRSNFFMVDQNGQLVTPQEEVLLGITRKKIIAIAKEKGVTVIERMISLEEIYEAKEAFITSSIKGVLPVVQIDDKVIGDGKPGLLSKALGEAFKELTLQYCQNHASI, encoded by the coding sequence ATGATCCAATATCACCATGTTAATGGCGTGCTGACCGAAGTGGAAAAGGCACAACTTCATGTTTCTGATTTAGCCATCCTCAGGGGCTTTGGTGTCTTTGATTATTTTAAGGCCTTAAAAGGCAAGCCGCTTTTTGTTGAAGATTATGTGGATCGTTTTTTTAACTCTGCGGCGCTATTGTATCTAGAGCCTCCCTGTACGAAAGAAGAATTGATAACTTGGATACAGGATTTACTAGATGCCAATGGCCAAGAAAATGCAGGTATTCGCCTGGTGCTTACAGGTGGCTATGCTCCAGATAGCTATACCCCGATTAAGCCCAACCTGCTTATTTTACAACACCCGTATGCTGATTTTCCTGACTGGGGCTATGAAAAAGGCATTAAGATCCTGACTTATCATTTTCAAAGAGAAACGCCTGTAGCCAAAACGATCAATTATGTAACCGGCATCAGGATACAAGGCTGGTTGAAAGAAAATGGCGGTGATGCTGTTTTGTATCACGATGGAACCCATATCAAAGAATCTGACCGTTCCAATTTTTTTATGGTGGACCAAAATGGTCAATTAGTAACGCCTCAGGAAGAGGTATTGCTGGGCATTACCCGCAAAAAGATAATAGCGATAGCTAAAGAAAAGGGGGTGACGGTGATCGAACGGATGATTTCCTTGGAAGAAATATATGAAGCTAAAGAAGCATTTATAACGAGCTCCATCAAGGGCGTTCTACCTGTTGTGCAGATTGATGATAAGGTCATTGGTGATGGTAAACCCGGTCTTTTGAGCAAAGCATTAGGCGAAGCTTTTAAGGAACTGACACTTCAATATTGTCAAAATCACGCAAGTATTTAA
- a CDS encoding DUF5706 domain-containing protein, which translates to MSIIQEAEQYVTTLLTEKLSDDHTYHNLAHTLKVREACLEIAKGMDINKDELEILELAALFHDTGFITQYDGHEAVSHHLAAEFLEARDYKDKKQQKVLGCIDATQVGREPQSVLEEIMKDADLLNLGSNDYLVSLANLRAEWAVILGQQYSDEDWCKLNIDFLGKHRYYTAYMDKHYSDQVDKNRKNLKKLAKAHKKDMKKAEKPVPSGITGSRSAQMMFKTALRNHLDLSNLADNKANIMISINAAIVTFALPISWSYISDFNYLLYPSITLLITCLSSMVFATLATRPIKMTGLTAEDKIVKGQANLFFFGNFFKMSFDEYFKGMQQTIDQEDRLEGAIMRDLYFLGRSLGRKYGQLRICYNIFMLGVILSVVVFLIAFNIMAR; encoded by the coding sequence ATGTCAATTATACAAGAAGCAGAACAATATGTGACTACCTTACTAACTGAAAAGCTTAGTGATGACCACACTTACCATAATCTGGCGCACACCCTGAAGGTAAGGGAGGCCTGCCTGGAAATTGCTAAGGGGATGGATATCAATAAAGACGAACTCGAAATACTTGAATTGGCGGCTTTGTTTCACGATACTGGCTTTATTACTCAATATGACGGGCATGAGGCCGTTAGTCACCATCTGGCAGCAGAATTCCTCGAAGCAAGAGATTACAAAGATAAAAAACAACAAAAAGTACTCGGATGTATTGATGCAACACAGGTCGGGAGAGAACCGCAGTCCGTTCTGGAAGAAATCATGAAGGACGCTGATTTGCTGAACCTTGGCAGTAATGATTACCTTGTCTCTTTAGCTAATTTGCGGGCGGAATGGGCGGTTATACTTGGACAACAATATAGCGACGAGGATTGGTGCAAATTAAACATCGATTTTTTGGGAAAGCATCGCTATTATACAGCCTATATGGATAAACATTACAGTGATCAAGTAGATAAAAACAGGAAAAACTTAAAAAAACTAGCTAAAGCCCATAAAAAAGACATGAAAAAGGCAGAGAAACCTGTACCCTCTGGTATTACTGGCAGCCGAAGTGCTCAAATGATGTTTAAAACCGCCTTACGCAATCACCTTGACCTAAGTAACCTCGCCGATAATAAGGCGAATATCATGATTAGTATTAATGCAGCAATCGTGACATTTGCCCTACCTATTTCCTGGTCCTATATTTCTGACTTCAACTATTTGTTGTATCCTTCTATAACGCTTTTGATTACCTGTCTTTCTTCCATGGTTTTTGCCACATTGGCCACTAGACCCATTAAAATGACAGGCCTTACTGCGGAAGATAAAATTGTAAAGGGACAGGCCAACTTATTCTTCTTTGGCAATTTTTTCAAAATGAGCTTTGATGAATATTTCAAAGGAATGCAGCAAACGATCGACCAGGAAGATCGCTTGGAAGGAGCAATTATGCGAGACTTGTATTTTTTAGGACGCTCACTTGGACGTAAATACGGTCAATTGCGTATCTGTTATAATATCTTTATGTTGGGTGTCATCCTTTCTGTTGTTGTATTTCTTATCGCTTTCAATATCATGGCTAGGTAA